AGTTCAAACAGATTGGCCAGGAAAAAATGCTGGTGGTCGTGACCTCGACGCAGGGCGAAGGCGAGCCGCCGGAAGAGGCGGTGGCACTGCATAAATTCCTGATGTCGAAAAAGGCACCGAAAATGGAAGGTGCAGCCTTTGCGGTATTTGGCCTGGGCGACACCTCCTATGAATTCTTCAGTCAGGCGGGCAAAGATTTTGACAACCGTCTGGCCGAACTGGGCGGCGAACGTCTGCTGGATCGCGTTGATGCGGATGTCGAGTACGCAGAGCAGGCTTCCGCCTGGCGCAGTGCACTGACGGACATTCTGAAACAGCGCGTGCCGACCGAATCCCCGGCGCAGGCTGCGGCGACAGCAGCAGGCAGCGTCAACGAAGTCACCACCAGTCCTTACAGCAAAGAGTCTCCGCTCAGCGCCAGTCTGGCGGTGAATCAGAAAATTACCGGACGTGACTCAGATAAAGATGTGCGCCATATCGAAATCGATCTGGGCGACTCCGGTCTGCGCTATCAGCCTGGCGATGCGCTGGGCGTCTGGTATGAAAACGATGCGGCACTGGTCAGCGAACTGCTGGAGCTGGTCTGGCTGAAGGGCGATGAGTCAGTAGAGGTTCAGGGCAAAACCCTGCCGCTGGCTGAGGCGCTGCAGAAGCACTTTGAGCTGACGGTGAACACCGCGCAGATCGTGGCGCAGTACGCTCAGCTGTCACGAAACGCCGAGCTGCTGTCGCTGGTGGATGATAAAGCCAGGCTGCAGCAGTATGCGCAGCACTATCCGATTGTGGATATGGTGCGTCTGGCCCCGGCTGAACTCACCGCAGAACAGCTGACCGGCATGCTGCGACCGCTGACGCCGCGACTCTACTCTATCGCCTCTTCGCAGGCCGAAACCGATACCGAAGTGCACATCACCGTGGGTGCCGTACGCTTTGATATTGAAGGTCGCCAGCGCGGCGGCGGTGCATCGACCTGGCTGGCCGATCGTATCGAAGAGGAGGGCGAAGTCCGCGTCTTCATCGAGCACAACGACAATTTCCGCCTGCCGGCTAACCCGGACGCGCCGGTAATCATGATTGGCCCGGGCACCGGCATTGCGCCGTTCCGCGCCTTTATGCAGCAGCGCGACAACGACGGTGCCAGCGGCAAAAACTGGCTATTCTTTGGTAATCCGCACTTCACCGACGATTTCCTCTATCAGGTGGAGTGGCAGAAATATGTGAAGGATGGCCTGCTGACGAATATCGACCTCGCCTGGTCACGCGATCAGGCAGAGAAGATTTACGTGCAGGATAAGATTCGCGCGAAAGGGGCCGAAGTCTGGCGCTGGATTGAAGAGGGCGCGCATCTTTATGTCTGTGGCGACGCGAATCGTATGGCAAAAGACGTCGAGCAGGCATTGCTGGATGTGGTGGTCGAACACGGCGGAATGGATCGTGAAACGGCCGACGAATTTTTAAGTGAGCTGCGCATTGAGCGCCGTTATCAGCGAGACGTTTACTAATGAGTGATAAACACCCTGGACCGCTGGTTGTAGAAGGCAAATTAACCGACGCTGAGCGTCTGAAGAAGCAGAGCAACTATCTGCGCGGCACCATCAAAGAAGATCTGGAAGAGGGTCTGACCGGTGGCTTTAACGGCGACAACTTCCTGCTGATCCGTTTTCACGGTATGTATCAGCAGGACGATCGCGACATTCGTGCCGAACGTGCCGAGCAGAAGCTGGAGCCGCGCCATGCGATGATGCTGCGCTGCCGACTGCCGGGCGGCATCATTACGCCGACTCAGTGGCTGGCCATCGACAAATTTGCGACCGATAAAACCATTTATGGCAGCATCCGTCTGACCAACCGTCAGACCTTCCAGTTTCACGGCATTCTGAAGAAGAACGTCAAGCCGACACATCAGATGCTGCATGAAGTGGGGCTGGATGCGCTGGCCACCGCCAACGACGTGAACCGTAACGTGCTCTGTACCTCGAACCCGGTGGAGTCGGAACTGCATCAGGAAGCGTATGAGTGGGCGAAGAAGCTCTCTGAGCATCTGCTGCCGCGCACCCGTGCCTATGCCGAAATCTGGTGGGATCAGGAGAAAGTCGCGACGACCGATGAAGAGCCGATCCTCGGTGAAACCTATCTGCCGCGTAAATTCAAAACCACCGTGGTGATCCCGCCGCATAACGATGTGGATCTGCACGCCAACGATCTGAACTTTGTCGCGGTCGCCGAGAAGGGCAAGCTGGTGGGCTTCAACCTGCTGGTGGGTGGCGGCCTGTCGATTGAGCACGGTAACAAAGCGACTTATGCGCGCACCGCCAGCGAGTTTGGTTACTTCCCGGTAGAGAGGATCCTCGACGTGGCCGAGGCGGTCGTGACGACTCAGCGTGACTGGGGTAACCGTACCGATCGTAAAAACGCCAAAACCAAGTACACCCTGGAACGTGTTGGCGTCGAGACCTTTAAAGCCGAAGTTGAAAAACGTGCCGGTGTGACGTTTGAGCCGATCCGTCCTTATGAGTTCACCACCCGTGGCGATCGCATTGGCTGGATCAAAGGTAT
This genomic window from Pantoea sp. Lij88 contains:
- the cysJ gene encoding NADPH-dependent assimilatory sulfite reductase flavoprotein subunit, which codes for MTTQAPGSLLPLSPEQLARLQAATTDYSPTQLAWLSGYFWGRVEQAPGSAVASSAPPAPAAEAPVITLLSASQTGNARRLAEQLRDDLLAAKLNVNLVNAGDYKFKQIGQEKMLVVVTSTQGEGEPPEEAVALHKFLMSKKAPKMEGAAFAVFGLGDTSYEFFSQAGKDFDNRLAELGGERLLDRVDADVEYAEQASAWRSALTDILKQRVPTESPAQAAATAAGSVNEVTTSPYSKESPLSASLAVNQKITGRDSDKDVRHIEIDLGDSGLRYQPGDALGVWYENDAALVSELLELVWLKGDESVEVQGKTLPLAEALQKHFELTVNTAQIVAQYAQLSRNAELLSLVDDKARLQQYAQHYPIVDMVRLAPAELTAEQLTGMLRPLTPRLYSIASSQAETDTEVHITVGAVRFDIEGRQRGGGASTWLADRIEEEGEVRVFIEHNDNFRLPANPDAPVIMIGPGTGIAPFRAFMQQRDNDGASGKNWLFFGNPHFTDDFLYQVEWQKYVKDGLLTNIDLAWSRDQAEKIYVQDKIRAKGAEVWRWIEEGAHLYVCGDANRMAKDVEQALLDVVVEHGGMDRETADEFLSELRIERRYQRDVY
- the cysI gene encoding assimilatory sulfite reductase (NADPH) hemoprotein subunit, translating into MSDKHPGPLVVEGKLTDAERLKKQSNYLRGTIKEDLEEGLTGGFNGDNFLLIRFHGMYQQDDRDIRAERAEQKLEPRHAMMLRCRLPGGIITPTQWLAIDKFATDKTIYGSIRLTNRQTFQFHGILKKNVKPTHQMLHEVGLDALATANDVNRNVLCTSNPVESELHQEAYEWAKKLSEHLLPRTRAYAEIWWDQEKVATTDEEPILGETYLPRKFKTTVVIPPHNDVDLHANDLNFVAVAEKGKLVGFNLLVGGGLSIEHGNKATYARTASEFGYFPVERILDVAEAVVTTQRDWGNRTDRKNAKTKYTLERVGVETFKAEVEKRAGVTFEPIRPYEFTTRGDRIGWIKGIDNKWHLTLFIENGRLLDYPGRPLKSGIAEIAKIHQGDFRLTANQNLIVAGVPESEKAQIEAIAREHGLMDHVTPQRENSMACVAFPTCPLAMAEAERFLPAFVTKVEGIMHAHGVGDEHIVLRVTGCPNGCGRAMLAELGLVGKAPGRYNLHLGGNRSGTRIPRMYRENINESEILATIDELVGRWATERQAAEGFGDFTIRAGIVAPVLDPARDFWEEAK